One Diabrotica virgifera virgifera chromosome 3, PGI_DIABVI_V3a genomic window carries:
- the LOC126882592 gene encoding uncharacterized protein LOC126882592, producing MAMANTDLDVSSGSTTINMPVQVNPPEKFTFSQPNMWPQWRKRFQRFMSVSGQDQKPEKDKIDILMYIMGDEAEEIVLQFPKIPATYSEMLQSFENHFIPRRNVIFERFKFNSRIQQPGEAIEHFITSLHSLAEYCDYSTLKEELIRDRIVVGMSDTKTSERLQLQGTLTLKDCIIAAKQAEMQANQTLELRNENRYHPTQEVAKVGVQNRERGNVTGSFQKADNIRRKNFQGDTCMFCGQQSHSREVCPARRSQCNKCKKFGHWASVCLSGKGQRENKAGNL from the exons ATGGCAATGGCAAATACAGATTTAGACGTTAGTAGCGGCTCAACGACAATTAACATGCCTGTTCAGGTAAATCCACCGGAGAAATTTACGTTTTCACAGCCAAATATGTGGCCCCAGTGGCGCAAGAGGTTCCAGCGTTTCATGAGCGTGTCGGGACAAGATCAGAAGCCGGAGAAAGACAAAATTGACATTCTTATGTATATAATGGGAGATGAGGCCGAAGAAATCGTTCTACAGTTTCCGAAAATTCCAGCTACTTATTCGGAGATGTTACAGAGTTTTGAAAATCACTTTATTCCCCGTCGCAACGTAATATTCGAACGGTTTAAGTTTAACTCCCGAATTCAACAACCAGGAGAAGCTATAGAACACTTTATTACCAGTTTACATTCGTTGGCAGAATATTGTGACTACAGCACCCTTAAGGAAGAGCTAATTAGGGATCGCATAGTGGTAGGAATGTCAGATACAAAAACTAGCGAACGTTTGCAACTACAAGGTACTCTGACTTTGAAAGATTGTATTATTGCTGCAAAACAAGCAGAAATGCAGGCAAATCAGACTCTGGAATTGCGTAATGAAAACCGTTATCATCCAACTCAAGAAGTAGCAAAAGTGGGTGTCCAAAATAGAGAACGAGGCAATGTCACCGGATCATTTCAGAAGGCAGACAACATCAGAAGAAAGAATTTCCAGGGAGACACGTGTATGTTTTGTGGTCAGCAATCTCACTCTAGGGAGGTATGTCCTGCTAGAAGGTCTCAGTGTAATAAGTGCAAAAAGTTTGGGCACTGGGCATCAGTTTGTTTATCTGGTAAAGGTCAAAGGGAAAATAAG GCTGGAAATTTGTAG